The Tumebacillus sp. BK434 genome includes a window with the following:
- the trmD gene encoding tRNA (guanosine(37)-N1)-methyltransferase TrmD yields the protein MRIDIVTIFPEMFQGVVGTSIIGRACAQEAVEINLVDFREYSGNKHHTVDDTPYGGGGGMVLKPEPIFAAVESLLMEGKRPRVILTCPQGEVYSQSKALELAQEEHLIIVSGHYEGYDERIREHLITDEISIGDYVLTGGELPAMVIVDSIVRLLPGVLGNDTSAVLDSFREPLLEYPHYTRPADFRGWKVPDILLSGHHANISVWRRKESIRRTLLRRPDLMARLSLSKQDEKLLAEVKREEGLE from the coding sequence GTGCGAATAGACATCGTGACCATCTTCCCTGAGATGTTCCAAGGCGTGGTCGGCACCAGCATCATCGGCCGGGCCTGCGCGCAGGAGGCGGTGGAGATCAATCTCGTCGATTTTCGGGAGTATTCGGGCAACAAGCACCACACCGTCGATGACACGCCGTATGGCGGCGGCGGGGGGATGGTGCTGAAGCCGGAGCCGATCTTCGCGGCCGTGGAGTCCTTGCTGATGGAAGGCAAGCGTCCGCGGGTGATCCTGACCTGTCCGCAAGGGGAAGTCTACAGCCAGAGCAAAGCATTGGAACTCGCGCAGGAAGAACATTTGATCATCGTCAGCGGCCACTACGAAGGATATGACGAGCGCATTCGCGAGCATCTGATCACCGACGAGATCTCGATCGGCGATTATGTGCTGACCGGCGGGGAACTGCCGGCGATGGTGATCGTCGATTCGATAGTCCGGCTCTTGCCTGGCGTTTTAGGCAATGATACATCTGCCGTTTTAGATTCCTTCCGCGAACCCTTGCTGGAGTACCCCCATTACACGCGGCCGGCCGATTTCCGCGGCTGGAAGGTGCCTGACATTCTGCTGTCCGGCCACCACGCCAACATCAGCGTCTGGCGGCGCAAGGAGTCGATCAGGCGCACCCTGCTCCGCCGGCCCGATCTGATGGCGCGTCTGTCGCTCAGCAAGCAGGATGAGAAGCTGCTGGCAGAAGTGAAGCGGGAAGAAGGCTTGGAATAA